The segment CAGCTTCAGCCAAATGATTTGCCAACAATCCATCATTGTTTTTAATGAACGGATTGAATGAAACCATCTTTTTTGGAGGATAAAACGAATGCGAGTTTTCGTCTAATTGTGCCGACTGAAATTCAGTCAGAAACGCACCAAATCCTGGTACGGTAACACATTGATAACGATATAATAATTGGGAAATGTATTGTTCAATCTTCATATCAACAAATTTAGATAAACAATAATACTATCAAAAAATTATTCACAATATTTATTAACAATCCAAAGAAAAAATAATTATTTTTGTAGTAAAATAAGCACATGAATTCGACTGAACTTTTTAACCTTTTAGCACTTTTAAAAGTAGAAGGCGTTGGAGATATTGTTGCCAAAAAACTCATAAATCATTGCGGTTCAGCTGAAAATGTATTTAATTCCAGAGCACAATCATTAAAATCAATTGATGGAATCGGAGCTTTTTTGATTAAAAACCTCAAGAATAAAACCATTTTTGAAAAAGCCGAACAGGAATTACGGTTTATTGAAAAGGAAAAACCAACCCTTTTGTATTTCCAAAATGATGATTATCCGAATAGATTAAAACACTGCATCGATGGACCGGTTTTGCTTTTTGGTTCGGGAAATATAAACTTCGAAAACAGAAAAATAATCAGCATCGTCGGTACACGCGAAGTCACTTCTCATGGCGCAGATTTTTGCAAAAGGCTTATAGAAGATTTAGCTGCTTTCAATCCAATAATTGTTAGCGGTTTTGCCTATGGCGTTGATATTGTTGCGCATCAGGCAGCAATGGAAAATAACTTGCAAACCATCGGAGTTTTGGCTCATGGCTTAAATCAGGTTTATCCAAAACCACACAAGAAATACGTTGCCAAAATGGAAAATAATGGCGGATTTCTAACGGAATTTTGGAGCAGTTCTAATCCCGAAAAAGAGAATTTTGTAAAAAGAAACCGTATCGTAGCCGGTATAAGCGAAGCAACTGTTGTAATTGAAAGTGCCGAAAAAGGAGGTTCGTTAATTACGGCAATAATGGCAAATGAGTACAATCGCGATGTGTTTGCTGTACCGGGACGAATTTCGGATAAATTTAGTCAGGGATGCAATAATCTAATCAAAACACAGCGGGCAAATTTGATGACTTCCGCAGCTGATTTGGTTTACATACTGAATTGGGAGATTCATTCGCAAGCTCAGACCCGAGGCAAAGCCGAACAGAGCGGAGCTAATGACAATAAGGTTATTCAAAAACAACTGTTTGTTTCCCTTGATAATGAGGAACAAAAAGTCTACAATTATCTTCAACAAAACGGGAAACAATTGTTAGACATTATTGCTCTCGACTGTGATTTCCCAATTTTTAGGATTTCGTCTTTACTATTAAATATGGAATTAAAAGGAGTTGTCAGACCTTTGCCAGGGAAATTGTTTGAAGCAATTTAAATTGCTACATTTGTTTTTATACACTACGCGCTGCAGATGAATATTATAGCTTTATTAGAATTGATTTCGCTTGATAAATCAAAGATTGGGAAATTTTCGAGGGTAGAATTTACGCAAATTAAAAAGCAATTAGTTGCTGAAAAGGAAACCAATCAGGAAATCCGGGATTCTGACACTGCTAAACTTTTAAAAGCGTTAAAAAGTGATCCAGAATCTTTTTTGGCAGTTTTAAATAATAGAATTCTCTTTAATTTTTTTACCAAGAAAGATTATCCGAGAACCTATTTTCTCAACGAATTAGATGCTATTGATACCGAAAAAGTAAAGACGTTTGTACAGCTTTTTTTGAGTGAAGAATTGGCAGCATTCTTTTATCAAAATCTGGGAGCAGATAAATTTAATGAAATAAGTCATCTGGCTGCAGCCATAAATTATTTTCCTGACAGTTTAAATTTTGTTCTAAGTCAGCACGCATTAGATAAATTGGATAATGCAATTGCGATTTTAAAGCCACCTTACGGAAATTTTTATAAGGTTTTATATATCAAAGACGGTCATTTTTTCTCTTTTTTAAATCATATAAAAAATCAGGAAATTGAGCAAAAAATAAAGGATTTGTTAGATTCGGTTACTACTATTTATAATCAGGATCAGAATTCTGAACTTGTCAGTAAAACCTATTTAGCAATGAATAATTATACTGCTTTGGATGATGATTTTTCTCAAAAAATTAAAAGAAATAAAGACATTGCAGAAACAAAATTTGAAGCCTATATACCCAAAAAGAAAAACCTAACATGGGTTTACTTAGTAGTTGGATTTTTTGTTTTTATTCGAATTATTGTTTTTTTCAACAGCTTCAATTTCGATAATTACAGTAATGATGATGTAACTTATGATGACGAAACAGTATACAAACCTGAACCACGAAAAATAGATAGATATTATGCCAACATGCATTTTATCATTGACAGTTTCCAGGTTTTCTTAGCGGATTTCAAACCATCAGAAATTAGGCAAATGTCACAGGATATTATTTTAAAAACGGGAGAAAATCCGTTTCAGACTTTTTATCAAAACGAACCTGCAGGTGAAAGTAGTAACTTCATTAAAGTGAAAAACAATACAGGCTATGATATGGTTTTGCTGGAAAACGCGGTTTTGTATGACACTATAAAAATACCCCGAACGGCTCATTTTATTAAGGCTGGCGATGCTTTAGAAATCAATTTTAATCGCGCTGATGCCAAAACAATTTTCAATATGTATCTCGGAAAAAAATGGGCAACTTTTCAAACTGACAGCAATCATCTTTTCATCAGAAATCATTCGATTGTTGAATACCGTTTCAGCGAATTAATTCCGACAGCTAAAGAAATTCTAAAAACAGATTACAGTCTCGTTAACGATGCTGTGATTTCGTATTCAAATGGCGGTTTAGATATAGATTCAGAAAATGCCAGGATAAATCCGATTAACGAATTCAAAGAATAATTTATTCAAATCCCAATTTCACTCTGACTTTTTTCAAAACAACATCGGCAATTGCTCCGGCTTTTGCAGCACCTTGTTTTAGCAACGCATCAACTTCCGGTAAATTATTCATGTAGTAATTGTATTTTTCCCGCTCGGTTTTGAAGTTGGTAACGATTAACTCAAACAATTCCTGTTTGGCGTGACCATAACCAAAATCTCTATTGACATTGGCATACTTTATTTTCATTTGAGCAATCTGTTGATCGTTTGCCAATAATTTATAAAGGCCAAATATTTTACAGGTATCAGGATTTTTCGGTTCTTCCAAAAGCGTGCTATCGGTTTCAATGCTCATGATTTGCTTACGCAATGCTTTATCATCCAGAAAAATATTGATGATGTTTCCACGCGATTTGCTCATTTTTTGGCCATCCGTTCCGGGAACATACATGGTGTCTTTTTCAATTTTTGCTTCCGGAATTACAAAGGTTTCTCCCATTTGATGATTAAAACGGGAAGCAACATCACGCGTAATTTCAATATGCTGCAATTGGTCTTTTCCAACAGGAACAAAATTGGCGTCATACAATAAAATATCAGCAGCCATCAGCATTGGATACGAAAACAAACCAGCATTTACGTCTTCTAATCTATCTGCTTTGTCTTTAAAAGAATGGGCTAATGTCAAACGTTGAAAGGGGAAAAAGCAACTCAAATACCAAGATAATTCAGCCGTTTGAGCCACATCGCTCTGACGATAAAAAACAACTTTATTGACATCTAATCCACAAGCAAGCCAAACCGAAGCTGTGCTATATGTATTCTGACGAAGTTCGTCTCCGTTTTTAATTTGAGTAATCGAATGCAAATCGGCAATAAATAAATACGATTCGTTGCTTGGATTTTTTGACAGTTCAATGGCGGGTAGAATGGCACCCAATAGATTTCCTAAATGTGGTGTTCCTGTGCTTTGAATTCCGGTTAGTATTTTTGACATCTTCAATTTTTTTCTAATCGCAAAGTTAAACCTTTGTATTAAAAATTGCATACCTTTCATTACATTTGACAATATGAGAGCATTGAAAATTGTTTTTTGGATACTTTATCGCGTTTGGTTCTATGTTTTAATGGCGATTCCCATAATTGTCATGTTCCCGTTTCTTTTTATTTCGATCCTCAAAGAAAAATGGTATCCTTATTTTTTTGTGATGGCCAGAATTTGGGCCAAAGTCATATTATTTGGCATGGGTTTCAGAGTTGAATTGGAGAAAGAGGAAGAAATCATAGAAGGTAAAAGTTATATGTTTGTTGCCAATCACACTTCGATGACCGATATTATGCTGATGCTTTCGGTGGTAAAAAATCCTTTTGTTTTTGTGGGAAAAAAAGAATTGACCAAGATTCCACTTTTTGGATTTTTCTATAAACGGACATGTATTTTGGTAGACAGAAAAAGTTCAAAAAGCAGGATGGCAGTTTTTGAAAGAGCGCAGAAAAAAATTGACCAAGGATTTAGTATTTGTATTTTTCCCGAAGGCGGTGTTCCTGATGACGAATCAATTGTATTGGATGAATTTAAAGACGGCGCTTTCCGATTAGCGATTGACCATCACATTCCGATTGTCCCGCTCACTTTAGCCGATAACAAAAAACGCTTTTCCTATACTTTTTTCAGTGGAAGTCCGGGTTTGATGCGTGTAAAAATCCATCATTTTTTTGATACAAAAGATAAATCTTCAGAATATAAAAAAACAATAAAAGCCCAGGTTCGTCAAGTTATTTTAAACCAACTTCAGGATTATAATCCATGAAAAAAGAGTCCGTTCCAAAACTTCAGGACCGAACTCTTTTCCGTTATTACTCGGAAGCAATAACACCTTCTAACTAATTTTAAAACAAACCTTAACTAAAATCGATAGCTAAACCCGCTGTAAATCCCAAAGATATAAGGCTTGAAATTACCAGCATTTGAGCTAAAGGTATTCAATTGATATTTTACTGTTGGTTCTAAATTGAATTCAAAAGATTTCATAAAACCATATTTTATTCCCAATCCCAAATTGGTACTGAAGTGGACATCGCTTAAATTATTTGCTTTCCCGAGCAATACATTTCTATCTTCTGAAACAATTGAAATACTATTGTCTTGTAAAAAAAGTGTGCTGAATCCGCCAATAATCTTTAGACCGAATTTTTTATCAAAAAGAGAATAAGTCATTTCGACCGGCATTTCTAAATAGCCAATTTCCTGTTTCAGATAGCCACTGTTTTCATGTACAATCGAACTCTCAAAAGGCAACAATCCATCTTCTGATGCTGTACCCATTGCTCTACTGCTAGGTGTTTCTACGTGTATCATCGAACTCGAAGCTGTTGGCGAAACATTGGCTAACATCTTAGCCTGAAGTCCGGTAAAGAACACGATGTCATTAGTATTATAACTTATGTTGACTTTGTTTAAGCCGGTTCTAACGGATAATTTTTTATTTACAACATAACTTACACCAAGTCCGAAACCGACATTTGTATTATACGATTTTGAATTTTTGGTAAGCGTTGAATCAATTGGCGAACCATTTGAAATTGAACCCAAAAAAATAGGGGCAACATTTGAGGTAAGTTGCCACCTATTTCTTTTAGATTCCTGCTTTAATTTGCTTTCTTTTTCATTAAGCAATTCTTCCAATTCATTATTAGCGACACTATTTTTGGAAGCTGTGTCGTTTACTTTCTTTTCAATTTCTTTTGTTGCAATATTTGAATTAACGCTTCCTTTTAAATCATCAAGATTGATGTTTTTATTTTCAATTGACGTTTTATTTTTTTGGTCAATAGCTGTTAGTCCATTTTGTTTATCTTGTTCGTCTTGTTTCAAAACAAGATTTTGATTTGTTTCAGCTTTAGATCTATTGCTGTTGGTTTTTTGAGCCACTTGGTTTTGAGAATTTTCAAAAACAGATTCAGCCTTAGTGCTTTTATTTTTATCAGGATTTGATTTGTTTTTCAAAGAACGATGATTGAATGGCTTTTTATCGGCAACGGCAGATTTTGGAGAATAGATAGTTTTTTTAGTTTTGTTTTCTGAAGCGGTATTGTTTTTCACTTTTTCATCAGTATTCGCGACAGCATCAGAAACGGGACTGTTATTTTTTAATTCCTTTTTATTTACATCTTCTGTGTTTGTATTGTTAGAATTATTTTCATTTACAATAGCATCATCTCCGGCTTTAATTTCACCAGCATTTTTATTTATATCATTCGAAGTTGGGCGCTCTGTTTTGTTTGGATTACTTCCATTTACAACTGAATTTTCGGAGCTGATTCCCGGATTGTAAATAGATTTCGTGATTAGAAACCCAAGTAAAAACACTGCAGCAACACCTGATAATTTCCACCAGAATGGAATTACT is part of the Flavobacterium sangjuense genome and harbors:
- the dprA gene encoding DNA-processing protein DprA — its product is MNSTELFNLLALLKVEGVGDIVAKKLINHCGSAENVFNSRAQSLKSIDGIGAFLIKNLKNKTIFEKAEQELRFIEKEKPTLLYFQNDDYPNRLKHCIDGPVLLFGSGNINFENRKIISIVGTREVTSHGADFCKRLIEDLAAFNPIIVSGFAYGVDIVAHQAAMENNLQTIGVLAHGLNQVYPKPHKKYVAKMENNGGFLTEFWSSSNPEKENFVKRNRIVAGISEATVVIESAEKGGSLITAIMANEYNRDVFAVPGRISDKFSQGCNNLIKTQRANLMTSAADLVYILNWEIHSQAQTRGKAEQSGANDNKVIQKQLFVSLDNEEQKVYNYLQQNGKQLLDIIALDCDFPIFRISSLLLNMELKGVVRPLPGKLFEAI
- the trpS gene encoding tryptophan--tRNA ligase, with amino-acid sequence MSKILTGIQSTGTPHLGNLLGAILPAIELSKNPSNESYLFIADLHSITQIKNGDELRQNTYSTASVWLACGLDVNKVVFYRQSDVAQTAELSWYLSCFFPFQRLTLAHSFKDKADRLEDVNAGLFSYPMLMAADILLYDANFVPVGKDQLQHIEITRDVASRFNHQMGETFVIPEAKIEKDTMYVPGTDGQKMSKSRGNIINIFLDDKALRKQIMSIETDSTLLEEPKNPDTCKIFGLYKLLANDQQIAQMKIKYANVNRDFGYGHAKQELFELIVTNFKTEREKYNYYMNNLPEVDALLKQGAAKAGAIADVVLKKVRVKLGFE
- a CDS encoding lysophospholipid acyltransferase family protein, which produces MRALKIVFWILYRVWFYVLMAIPIIVMFPFLFISILKEKWYPYFFVMARIWAKVILFGMGFRVELEKEEEIIEGKSYMFVANHTSMTDIMLMLSVVKNPFVFVGKKELTKIPLFGFFYKRTCILVDRKSSKSRMAVFERAQKKIDQGFSICIFPEGGVPDDESIVLDEFKDGAFRLAIDHHIPIVPLTLADNKKRFSYTFFSGSPGLMRVKIHHFFDTKDKSSEYKKTIKAQVRQVILNQLQDYNP
- a CDS encoding porin family protein is translated as MSERKNIDRLFQEKFKDFEVTPSEEIWGNIEAKLNQKKKRRVIPFWWKLSGVAAVFLLGFLITKSIYNPGISSENSVVNGSNPNKTERPTSNDINKNAGEIKAGDDAIVNENNSNNTNTEDVNKKELKNNSPVSDAVANTDEKVKNNTASENKTKKTIYSPKSAVADKKPFNHRSLKNKSNPDKNKSTKAESVFENSQNQVAQKTNSNRSKAETNQNLVLKQDEQDKQNGLTAIDQKNKTSIENKNINLDDLKGSVNSNIATKEIEKKVNDTASKNSVANNELEELLNEKESKLKQESKRNRWQLTSNVAPIFLGSISNGSPIDSTLTKNSKSYNTNVGFGLGVSYVVNKKLSVRTGLNKVNISYNTNDIVFFTGLQAKMLANVSPTASSSMIHVETPSSRAMGTASEDGLLPFESSIVHENSGYLKQEIGYLEMPVEMTYSLFDKKFGLKIIGGFSTLFLQDNSISIVSEDRNVLLGKANNLSDVHFSTNLGLGIKYGFMKSFEFNLEPTVKYQLNTFSSNAGNFKPYIFGIYSGFSYRF